One window of Silvimonas iriomotensis genomic DNA carries:
- a CDS encoding type II secretion system protein N — MLDVLLVVALAWACAGLFWQLFAPRSPQVRLAPAVEAPRSAQMQWAGARTWFGSGAQDAGESNLSAQLIAVIAGGDNYSAAIFTGLDASMPTAVRVGQELRPGVKLTRVERDHVELDERGQSSKLMLQGASAPAVAAMPAGRPPVAGGAVQAPPVAPPTAGGSISEGPSATLTRGQLAAAMQNANISDWAKGISSAAGGGIQIDNPSQQPFAGPLGLQNGDVLKSVNGANLTQNTDISTVYTAFSQQSQVQLVLLRHGSLLRMHYQIQP, encoded by the coding sequence GTGCTGGACGTGCTGCTGGTGGTCGCGCTGGCGTGGGCATGCGCCGGTTTGTTCTGGCAACTGTTTGCCCCCCGTTCTCCGCAAGTGCGCCTGGCGCCGGCGGTAGAAGCACCGCGCAGCGCACAGATGCAGTGGGCGGGTGCGCGTACCTGGTTTGGTTCTGGCGCGCAAGATGCTGGCGAAAGTAATTTGTCTGCGCAGTTGATTGCCGTGATTGCCGGTGGTGATAACTACAGTGCCGCGATCTTTACCGGGCTGGATGCATCCATGCCGACCGCAGTCAGGGTAGGGCAGGAGCTGCGCCCCGGCGTCAAACTGACACGCGTAGAGCGTGATCATGTTGAGCTGGATGAGCGCGGCCAGAGCTCGAAACTGATGTTGCAAGGCGCCAGCGCTCCGGCAGTGGCTGCCATGCCGGCAGGCCGTCCGCCGGTGGCCGGTGGTGCCGTGCAGGCGCCGCCCGTTGCGCCGCCCACCGCAGGCGGCAGCATCAGCGAGGGCCCGTCGGCCACGCTCACACGCGGTCAGCTTGCTGCAGCCATGCAAAACGCCAATATCTCGGACTGGGCCAAAGGCATCAGCAGTGCCGCTGGTGGTGGCATCCAGATCGATAACCCGTCCCAGCAACCTTTTGCCGGCCCGCTGGGCTTGCAGAACGGGGACGTACTCAAGAGTGTCAACGGCGCCAATTTGACGCAAAACACCGATATTTCGACCGTATATACCGCATTCAGCCAGCAGTCGCAGGTGCAGCTTGTGCTTTTGAGGCACGGCAGCCTGTTGCGAATGCATTACCAGATTCAGCCCTGA